ATGTATAACTTAAGCAATTTTCTTTTCTCGTGTtcataagatttttaagaaattcaaatttattatcaacaacaatcaaaatttaattttgataaatttaaattttatattacatTTTTGAGAATGATctctaatataataatattttacctCAATATGCTATAGCTATTATGCTTAAttctagaatatatatatatattgcaatccaaatggcatgtttaattttttcttctttttctttttcatctaaGGCAGGTTTATATAAACAGTTATCAACACACTCTTTGCAGATTATTTGTTAGTAATATATAAAGCCCAAATTGAAATGTCAATGAGGATGCTATCACGGTTCAAATAAGAACTGAGTTTGCAACACTAGTTGTCGCCGCAATCATCTCAAGTCGCTGCACATGCCATGTTTCTTACAATTCATTGATAAAACAAATTGATTAGTAATTAACTATATGGATAATCTCCCACTTACAATTAACATGAGTTGTTAGTTGCATATGCTAGACCCtccaaataaaactaaaatacaaaaatatccacTCATAAGTTCATATATATTATAGATATTTTGATCAAACCCACTATTTGAAGTTCAGTTGGTTATATACAAAAGTATATAAGAGTATTTATCTAACAGTTTAAACTTTTAAGGAAGAAAACTCATGACATGATATtagagtattttttaaattatatatgtatatataaaaaatcataCACTACTAAATcagtatataaaatataaattaaaaattaattaaataacatatatattaatacacaaatacataataattgatATAGTAATTGATTTGTGGTGTGTACATAACATtttgtttttagaaaaaaatttaagctTTAATCTTTGTTACCTCATTTTTTCCCGTCAGAAGTTGAATTTCAGCATTTGTTGGATGACTTGTATATTATCTACACTTGTTCAAgcctgaaaataaaatatttgtacttgacaatttaaaattttgaaaaaaatattatctgCAGAATCAGCAGAGTCATCATCCAGGGAATTAGTGATATATAATATGGTGTTAAGGGACCTAAAACTAAAGGGAGCATGTGACAATTATGAGCTTGTCTCCTATATATATACGAACCTACACCAGTAAACTTCCAAGATTCAATTAGGGtattattttagtgcaaaataagggCATTCTTGCTATTTTATTCGAAATCTTAGTGCTGTTTGGTAACAAAGCATACATATAAGGAGCCAAAGCTAACAAAGCATACATACACCTACATTCCATTCAATTCTCTGCATTTGTTTTCTCCATTCCCTTTAGTTTCTAGGCTATTATCTTGTTAACATTGGTGTGTTCGGTTGCTACTTGCTATCATGAGAAGACTCTTCTTTTTGTTGGCTCTGTTGTGTGTTCTATGTCACGTAGCATTCTCCTTTAACGACGGTAAGATACATACCATTCCGTCTATTTTAAAATAAGCGAAAATTCAGGTGGAGTTAACTTTATTTAAAATTGATAGTGAGAGTCGTTGAATGATTTAAcagtttgactaaattattatttaacaactCTTAATTATTAACTTCACACAAAATTATCTGCACCTAAATTTCTACCTTCAAAATAATATCATTCTAATTACATTAATATACTTAACAATCAATGCACTTGTATTGTatcaaaatacaatatttttagaGGAGTGCTAGGAGACCAGcaagttttgtgatttgtagttatcaattaaccatcattaatatttttaatggtgtgagattttatttAATAGTGTAAAactactcacttttcttttgctggTAAGTAttggtcaaattttaataaaaatgttgtcCCTAGACTTTCTCATTTAAAAATATaggttaaaatatattattagataactagttaaatttaaaaaattgagtcGAGGACTAAAAGTgctgaccaaaaataataaaatcttctaATCTTTAAGCTTTTTTCGATAGTTATAGTACATTAAAATTGTGCATAGACCACTAGTAGTCTAGAGTTCAGACAACACCACAAAATGCTTGTTATTAATTGGCAAAAGTATggttcaataataaaaattaaacatcaaGCTCATGAAGaactaattataattagattatttAGATGATAAACTCTGAGGTAGACACAAGTTTAACACTTCATTTTCAGATTCATTTTTTCACCAGTCGATCTCTAAGAAACCAATTGATGCAGGACAAGTGGCAAATGGAAATTTCGAGCAAGGTCCGAAAGCGTCGGACATGAAAGGCACGGTGGTGACGAAGCGCGACGCCATACCGGAGTGGGAGATCTCCGGCTTAGTTGAGTACATAAAATCAGGTCAAAAACAAGGTGACATGTTGCTAGTAGTGCCAGAGGGTGCACATGCAGTGAGGCTTGGCAATGGTGCTTCAATCAAACAGAGAATCAAGGTCATAAAAGGAAATTACTATTCCATAACGTTTGTGGTGGCTCGCACGTGTGCACAAAATGAGAGACTCAATGTTTCTGTGGCACCAGATTGGGTTGTGTTACCTATGCAAACGTTGTATAGTAGTGACGGTTGGGATGCTTATGCTTGGTCTTTTCAAGCAGATTACTCTCTTGCTGAGTTGGTTATTCATAATCCAAGATCAAAGGAAGAGGATCAAGCTTGTGGACCACTCATTGATTCCATTGCTATCAAAGCACTCTACCCTCCTAGACCAACTAAAAGTAAGTTTATTTCATTTCTATAAATTAATTTAGgcgaaaactcaggtgcagtcaacttcacgtgaagttgataattgagagtcaTTTAACAGTTCTTAACTATTAACTTTATGTGAAGTTATCTCAATTTTCACCATTAGTTTAACACTAAACTCTCAATTTCGTATCTAATAGatgaaagataaaattattatagaatagaaattaaaatatgttttgagatttttttttaaaaaaggttaTGGATATATACTACAAAATCAGCTACTGTTAATAGGTTCTTTACAATCTCGCTATGTATACACCTTTTATATTAAacacaattttaaaattagtattttttttaacaattaaacaggtgattttttgttttgttaattgaaaaataatttaaatatacaaCTAATTAGTACATATTCTTATGCAAGTGTTAATAGTGATTGATGTATTTTAATCAGTATTTTTTAACATCATCGTTATTTTTGACAAACTATatttacatttattttatatagtagttgatttttttgtatttatggaGTACAACTCTTTACAACGATGAATGAGGAATGTATTCAAAAAGTtaataatggaaaataaatatgtttaataataaccagatttattaatttaaactttgataaagtactttatttttcatatttattctgAATTTACAACTTTCAAATTATACAAAACTACTTTTGTATATGTTTACTcattaaaaaatactatatacatataaaaaattagccaccaaattaatcaataataattttttttatatacattattgttatcattaattaattagttattatattatttttttttaatacacgCATTGACCTCACAAAAACACAAcgtttttattttatatgaatatcATATTATTTATTGTTAGCATCCATGCATGCATGGCTGTTATGAGGGGAGTATTAGTCAAAGATAGGACACaaatatagatataaaataataGAGAAAATGCCACTTCCCTCTcctgcgagatgctaaaatgtCACTCTCCTcccttctattttataaatgtacattttcttcccttctaacttttaaaaaacctcctctttaatccattttaaattttttgtgttaataatgttaattttatccattttttatgaaaaaaaattattttttgaaaaaatatccattaacaaaaattttattttttatcattaaattttgcttaccaaaatatcctttaataaattattcttttattaattaaattgtatttttaacgaaatattttcaaaaaaattaataattaaattatttttttctaagatacctattttttaataattttttaattattaaattatgattttactaaaatttttgttaacaattatttttatatttattattaatttttttatattaatatatattattttaatattaaataaaaaaatcttatcactgataatatgtataacaattaatatttattgatattgaaaaataattttattaaaattttttatttaatgttaaaataatatatagatatcgaaaaattaatagtaaaatataaacaaattgttaacaaaaattttggtaaaattttaatttaataattaaaaaattattaaaaggtatttaaaaaaataacataattattaaattttttaaaaatacaatttaattaataaaaaaataatttattaaaaaatattttattaagcaaaatttaataataaaaaacaaaatttttgctaatgaatatttttttaaaaaataattttttttcttaagaaatggataaagttaacattagttaacacaaaaagtttaaaattaattaaaaatgaggttttttaaaagttaaaaaggaagaaaatgtacatttataaaatagaagggaggagagtgtcattttagcatcttacAAGGGAGGGGAGTGAAATtttctcaaaataataataacgATGCACAACACGTACAAGGGATTGTTTTATACTAATGCCTATGGGCTTAGCCATACAACTAGTTATAGATTATTACACTAATCACCTGTCGTGGCAATAAAAGCCAATTATGGCTTTGGTTTAACAATATAATGTATACACACCTTAATAGGTAGATTTATATTGGTTGTTTGGATCATTATATAACATATATTTAGGAAAGCCAAGAAGtagtatgaaaattaaaaaatcatctCTTAACACAAAAATAGAACTGCGTTTTTTTCCATTTGGTTACAATTATTTGTATAACAATATAATACGAAATTATAAAGAACAAATAAAACATATACTGACTTGGTTAATTAATTAACATGTTTGTTTTACTCATTAtcctattattatttaataatagataataaattaaaGGAGACGATAGTTATATATGTCACCATCTTTGCAAAATGTTCCTCATAGTTTTCTTTCATTAATTAAGCTTTTTTTTTCCATGGTTTTTGAGGATTAAACCCAACCGATCGTATtgaattaattgaaaattaattatcataatagTTCGGTTTAATAAttgaaaatcaataaaaaattaaaaaataataaaaaaactagtAAATTAGTCTAAtcgatttaattttttaagtgttaactattttaagataagaaaattcaaaaaattcttttttcttaaatattatatatatatatattattttattatatccgaTTCACTTTTGATTAAATATCAACTAaacctttaaatttttgaatttttaattttattggtcAATTTTTAATACCTTGCTTTGTCGAagccattttaatttttaataggtATATATCCACCTTAAATgatataggtttaattactttgtcgatctctatagttttactaaatttttaattaaatttttaattaagaccttatacttttttttattaaattcttatatcgtattaaattttgtaattaagtcaacagaattaatagaatatttcatTAAACAAAACGAATATGCTTAACATTTGATTGAATATTTTATGCAGTTAaacaaaatattctattaattctaaCATTTTTATCACGTTagaaacttaattacaaaatctgatatagtataaatatttaattaaaaaaaataaatatagaaacttaattaaaaatttgataaaattatagagatAGAATACTTAAACCAATTATATATACAGTTCGCTTTTTACAATTACTGTCAAATTTGATGTGATCCTTCTTTATGGGTGATACTACATACTCTTATGGGCTTATCCATCAATAGTAATAAAACTTTGAAACCAATTCATCAAACAAAATgaattactcaatttttttatatttttaataattagtgCATGTTCTAACTACAATATATTTGGCACTGAACAGTTAACATATTAAAGAACGGTGGATTTGAAGAAGGACCATACGTATTCCCAAACACATCATGGGGTGTGCTAATTCCTCCAAACATTGTAGACCTAAGTGACCACTCTCCCATACCAGCATGGATTGTAGAGTCCTTAAAAGCAGTGAAGTACATAGATTCTCAACACTTCTCTGTCCCACAAGGAAACAGAGCAGTGGAGCTTGTAGCTGGAAAAGAAAGTGCCATTGCACAAGTTGTAAGAACAGTTGTTGGCAGAACCTATCTCCTTACTTTTGATGTTGGAGATGCTGGTGATTCATGTGAAGGCCCAATGGTTGTTGAAGTCTATGCAGCAAAAGAGAACACAAGAGTGTCTTATGAATCAAAGGGTAAAGGTGGCTTCAAACTTGGGTTTCTCAAGTTTAAGGCTATTAGCACAAGAACTAGAATTGTGTTCCTCAGCTCCTTCTATACCATGAAGAGTGATTCATCTTTATGTGGCCCGGTTATTGATGATGTCAGGTTGATTAGCGTTCATAACTCTTAAATCCTAAATTTGAATATATACTTTATCATTTTCAAGTAAAAGAAAGTTTATTTAAGTGTgtgatttttagttttaaaatgcAGAGATAAATATAGACAAGTTGTATTAGttgaaagagaaataatatttatattatttttgtttaatatgtACAATAGTTTTAATAgtattaattacaaaaaaaaaagaaaaaaatgcaacagGTATTTGcctttttttatatatctttttctaGATATGCATAATAGATGTGTGGTGCCATAATATCGTTACTCAACAAAATTTTGGTCGAAATAATTTTATGTCGATGTTATTTAGTGTAACATCAACAAAGAAGATTCGATTAAAGATAGATGTGCCATTTTTGTTAAAGTTATTGTGTTAACGAAGAAGATATAAAGCATTAAAGAACTTGAAAATTTTGGTATTGATTAGATTCATCAAGCTCGAATTTCTCAACAAATTTTATTCAGGATAATTCAAGCTTTTCACCAAACTTAAATCGGTTAGGTTCACTCCTAAACTCAATATTAAGGGTTAACTCAACTTAAAATCATAAATtcatgatataaaatataaatacataaaaaaattgacaTAATTTTTGGACTATTACTCTTAGTCAAATTCTGTTTGTCTTTTctctcaaataatttttttaaatacttcattattatccttttttttttatgagaaagCAATGAAAGACAAACTAAGAAAGTAAGATAATGACAAAAGGTTCCTTCGAATATAATAACTAAGAAACTAAGAAAGTAAGATAATAACTCAAAACACTATAGAATGAACCTAATTTAATACTCTCATATGTAGTTCTCCATCTTAGCGAAATGTTTATTCGACGAAGGAACActatctaaaatataaaatattgaacaaaattaataaaacacTCTCAATAAAACTCAAATTTTAATGCCTCCAAGGCTGGATGTTTGCTTGGGACAATTTCTGCACCATAAGACATGGTACCTCGTCTTCTTCTCCATACAAAATCAAATTGGCAGCAGTAGTGGTGTGGTTCCAACAAAATCAGAAGCTAGTTGCAATTTCAGGGGTAATGGAGTAGAGTTGCAGAGAGACAAACCAGCTGTGGCAGAGGAAGAAactagtttttatttttcttggatCGGGGGAAGAAGCTGGTTTCtgattctctctcttcttttttttttttcggttaacAAAGGGGTTTTTCGTCCAACAAAAAACTAACAACCAGAAATAAGCTTTGGCAATATCGTGTCCCTAATATCATTATCAAGAATTCTTTTTATCTCTCTTAGGGGTTGATCAATGACCACAAACCTTGGGTATATGTCTAAATTTTTTTAGTGAGTCAATCTGTATATTTGGTAGAGAGACAGAAATTAAAAGACTGAGATTCAGAGAAATAGAGatcgaaataaattttagtattctatttagtacaaagtgggagacagaaattaaaataagaatgaagctttaatttaatttgtacaaagaataaaattagaattaattaattgaaatgaggatattttaagtataaactgttattaaagtttcagtctctgtctttaaaaatttcagtcccctgtatTCTCAATTTTTGGAGGtattgaaatactaaaattttggagatagagatagaaattttagtaccaatctctgaactaacaaacatgatactgagtttcAGTCTCTCAATCTGGGTTGCAGTACTTCAAAACAAACGCTATCTAAGTGTGCTTGATCTTAATCTgctaatctcttttttttttttggtcaggtaTCCAGGCCAAAAACTGGCCCAGAcccaaaaaagaaaatcaaacccCAACCCAACCCTCAATTCAAACAATCAATTCCCTCTTCATACTAAGCTGAGACCAAATGTCCAACAACAACGCTCTTCAATGCGGCAACTTTCCTTTGCTACCATGTCTAGATGACCAGAAGAGCTCTGGCGAAGTGGACGGCAGCAACTTCAATGCCCAAATCCCAGAGATGGCGAAAAGAATCTTCGTCTGCCAGAAGCGTGTGATTCGTCTCTCCTCCTTCGTGCATGTCGCCGATGATGCCGCAACTCCACATTTTCTCCTGCACTCCACTGTCACCGAAACAACTTGGTGAATCTTCTACCTGGCTCTTGCTCCTCTGATTTGGTAAGGTAGTAGCACATGCACGTCTATTTTGGCATGATATGTTTATATCTTGTTCAACATGTTCTGACTCTGCTTTCACTTCTCACAATGCTTGCAATTTCAGGTGGGGGGTAAACCTCCATTGGTTTCCTAAGCTTTCCATTGATGTTCTGGCTGCGATCTCATGAGCTAGTCTGTTTCCCTCTCTCGGCGTCCAGGTGAACCCTATATCCTGTAAATCATTCAAAAGCATAAAGATATCTTTGAGAATTGCATCGATTTTCCAaatttttccttttgattttactgcTTGAACAAGGATTAGGCTATCCGATTCTATAATAGTCTTTCCAAGCATTAAGTTTTTATCTGCCAGTCTCTTTGTTGGAACAAGGAGTGCTGCCGCATATTGGATCAGCGCATGTGCCCTGTTTCCTTTAAGTTTTTTTTTGTCAGACTTTAGGTTTATTTTTGGTCAGATGTGGGCAGCTAGTGGATCAAGTAGTGCAGCAGCTTAGTAGTCAAGTAGTGTAGCCCAATCACTCAGCCCATTTATTATTTCCAACTCTAATGTGGGCCAACAATAAAACACATAACACAACAACTTTGGGCTTTTAATCTAATAACTAACAATGTTTGTCATTataaaaaattcattaattaTTTCTCTAAACTCAacaatgtatataaatttttgagTAA
This region of Arachis hypogaea cultivar Tifrunner chromosome 8, arahy.Tifrunner.gnm2.J5K5, whole genome shotgun sequence genomic DNA includes:
- the LOC112707865 gene encoding BIIDXI-like protein At5g11420; this encodes MRRLFFLLALLCVLCHVAFSFNDGQVANGNFEQGPKASDMKGTVVTKRDAIPEWEISGLVEYIKSGQKQGDMLLVVPEGAHAVRLGNGASIKQRIKVIKGNYYSITFVVARTCAQNERLNVSVAPDWVVLPMQTLYSSDGWDAYAWSFQADYSLAELVIHNPRSKEEDQACGPLIDSIAIKALYPPRPTKINILKNGGFEEGPYVFPNTSWGVLIPPNIVDLSDHSPIPAWIVESLKAVKYIDSQHFSVPQGNRAVELVAGKESAIAQVVRTVVGRTYLLTFDVGDAGDSCEGPMVVEVYAAKENTRVSYESKGKGGFKLGFLKFKAISTRTRIVFLSSFYTMKSDSSLCGPVIDDVRLISVHNS